The Rhododendron vialii isolate Sample 1 chromosome 8a, ASM3025357v1 genome has a window encoding:
- the LOC131298403 gene encoding receptor-like protein 53 has protein sequence MGTSLCFTFFFLTLFIITFTQLLPKANSATYWGDTQALKQFKNGLDPNSLSPGSCLASWDFNFDPCDSLFTEKFTCGFRCDAVISGSSRVTELALDSAGYSGSLASSSWNLPYLQTLDLSNNYFSGSIPDSLSNLTRLSRLILSFNSLSGPVPDSIGSLSGLQELYLDNNKLEGTMPWSVNGLKNLVRLGVQGNKLSGELPDLGQLGSLNLLDASDNAISGELPATLPASLVEFIMRNNQLEGNIPASLTSMVNLQVMDLSHNKLGGSVPSGLFTHPSLEQLTLSYNQFGSVQVPYNWAQQNPPLIAVDLSNNQLQGLLPAFMGLMPKLSSLSLENNRFTGMIPTQYAIRAVLPGAGVSQFERLLLGGNYLFGPIPGPLMKVTDPGSVTVQLGRNCLYRCPASFFFCEGGEQKSSVECRRMFGPVIP, from the exons ATGGGCACTTCTCTCTGTTTCACCTTCTTCTTTCTCACTCTCTTCATCATCACATTTACACAACTCCTCCCCAAAGCCAATTCCGCCACCTACTGGGGAGACACACAGGCACTGAAGCAGTTCAAGAACGGACTCGATCCCAACTCACTGAGTCCCGGCTCCTGCCTCGCCTCGTGGGACTTCAATTTCGACCCCTGCGACAGCCTCTTCACCGAAAAGTTCACCTGCGGCTTCCGATGCGACGCCGTGATCTCCGGCTCGAGCCGGGTCACCGAACTCGCCCTCGACTCGGCTGGTTACTCCGGGTCACTCGCTTCCTCTTCTTGGAACCTCCCCTACCTCCAAACCCTAGACCTCTCCAACAACTACTTCTCCGGCTCGATACCCGACTCGCTCTCGAACTTGACCCGGCTGAGCCGACTCATTCTCTCGTTTAACTCGCTATCCGGGCCAGTACCCGACTCTATCGGGTCTTTATCCGGGCTTCAAGAGCTTTACCTTGATAATAACAAGCTGGAGGGCACAATGCCGTGGAGTGTCAACGGTCTGAAGAATTTGGTAAGGCTCGGTGTCCAAGGGAACAAGCTCAGCGGCGAGCTTCCCGATCTGGGTCAACTCGGTAGCCTTAATCTCTTGGATGCCAGCGATAATGCCATCTCCGGCGAACTCCCGGCTACGCTTCCGGCGTCTCTTGTTGAATTTATCATGCGGAATAATCAACTGGAAGGGAATATTCCGGCGAGTTTAACGAGTATGGTGAATTTGCAG GTAATGGACCTGAGCCACAACAAGCTCGGCGGGTCAGTCCCATCGGGTCTTTTCACCCACCCGTCTCTCGAGCAACTCACCCTCTCCTACAACCAATTCGGGTCGGTTCAAGTACCCTACAACTGGGCCCAACAAAACCCACCACTCATAGCCGTGGATCTAAGCAACAACCAGCTCCAAGGACTGTTACCGGCCTTCATGGGTTTAATGCCCAAGCTCTCCTCCCTATCCCTGGAGAACAACAGGTTCACGGGTATGATTCCGACCCAGTACGCCATCCGGGCGGTTTTACCCGGCGCCGGGGTGTCGCAGTTCGAGAGGCTGTTGCTGGGTGGGAATTACCTGTTCGGACCCATACCAGGCCCGTTGATGAAGGTGACGGATCCGGGTTCGGTTACGGTCCAGTTGGGGAGGAACTGCTTGTACCGGTGTCCGGCGAGTTTTTTCTTTTGCGAGGGTGGCGAGCAGAAGTCGTCGGTGGAGTGTAGGAGGATGTTTGGGCCAGTGATTCCTTGa
- the LOC131298404 gene encoding uncharacterized protein LOC131298404 isoform X1, producing the protein MAALALTPPWIPEDDLLLKNAVEAGASLEALAKGAVQFSRRFTFQELQDRWHSLLYDPDIAAQASACMGELQGSASNLSSEFNRSDKAAQSKMVHEKRKLGSIRKQYYAMRKRIRSEFFSSVDLDFLDEPNLHNCSGNGGDFHERVTLDNGPPVGNFMPNHFGLQESDFDTLHHAFPQTMTDIAATNVLGNIGDEFHSEGPEPLADNHISRVARNDCLHEFPEDVSSFSAQDSLRNVEAESFQRTLAHKRLPLSLEAGKCSNVEEMGSSQPFPGTRPFETDDSEAKPLATFDPTSNNLHNACSELGGAQHLSSPNPDGSASFHTMGFSPQLPHLWKTMEDMSAPAMPVDMSLKDKNPGAEDVSALPGNADNERKGSSGPGDLHSVPSLIEQQNGDDFINSAALSDGEFVDLSDSLLDFIDMDLVSSHLDAIGGDVPKVEPKEMIVSNTGRATAGIAYPADSEVPTSQLLSVRGDQRSVSRSRPSTSVLTSKPLELNLGNTNCTLNTEDPEIPCNDDIFLLIHPATSFAFPATRPTVRNAIDPSLSADVKDAGLGLNFLKKGEDLAQSFVPSQMVGPHMLPAQGSKHALVGCTVKSELPDTSRMAVAPRHTNKAIGDSQCKAVLAPPNAAVDGKLESIVPKVELAVVDTPGTFGEIPLHAEAGPIEITLPESVVNPSTSDHEEPESDNDVPYFSDIEAMILEMELCPYEEDTYFTTRVSRYQHEDSKRKIRRLEQCAQSSLQRAIASQGALAILYGRRLKYYIRETEVILGRSTEEIEVDIDLGKEGRANKISRRQALIKMETDGSFFLKNLGKTSISVNGKAVATGQSLGLTSSCLIEIRGMSFIFEMNHKCVRRCLDNIAKKSQLTKFEWSPAVET; encoded by the exons ATGGCAGCCCTTGCTCTCACCCCTCCGTGGATCCCCGAGGACGACCTCTTGTTGAAGAACGCCGTCGAG GCAGGCGCTTCTTTGGAAGCACTTGCTAAGGGGGCAGTGCAGTTTTCTCGCAGATTCACCTTTCAAGAACTGCAAGATCGATGGCATTCTTTACTTTATGATCCTGATATTGCAGCTCAAGCTTCTGCTTGCATGGGTGAGCTTCAAGGTTCTGCTTCCAATCTCTCGTCAGAGTTCAATAGATCAGACAAGGCTGCACAAAGCAAAATGGTTCACGAAAAGAGAAAACTTGGAAGCATTCGGAAGCAGTATTATGCCATGCGAAAGAGAATTCGAAGTGAGTTTTTTAGCTCTGTTGATCTAGATTTTCTGGATGAGCCCAATCTTCACAATTGTAGTGGTAATGGGGGTGACTTTCATGAGCGTGTCACACTCGATAATGGGCCTCCTGTTGGCAATTTCATGCCAAATCACTTTGGCCTCCAGGAATCAGATTTTGATACCCTGCATCATGCTTTCCCACAGACAATGACGGATATAGCTGCCACTAATGTTCTGGGTAACATTGGTGATGAATTTCATTCTGAAGGCCCAGAACCACTTGCAGACAACCATATAAGTAGAGTTGCAAGGAATGACTGCTTACACGAATTTCCTGAAGATGTCTCCTCCTTTTCAGCCCAAGATTCGCTGAGAAATGTTGAAGCAGAGTCTTTTCAGCGTACTCTTGCGCACAAACGTTTGCCCCTTAGTCTTGAAGCTGGGAAATGCTCAAATGTTGAGGAAATGGGGTCATCACAACCTTTCCCGGGTACAAGACCTTTTGAAACTGATGATTCAGAGGCAAAACCTTTGGCTACCTTTGATCCAACTAGTAATAACCTCCATAATGCCTGCTCTGAATTGGGAGGCGCACAACACTTGAGTTCCCCCAATCCAGATGGTAGTGCTTCATTCCATACAATGGGATTTTCACCACAGTTACCTCATCTCTGGAAGACAATGGAGGATATGTCAGCACCTGCTATGCCGGTTGATATGAGCCTCAAAGATAAAAATCCGGGTGCAGAAGATGTTTCCGCACTTCCTGGTAATGCTGATAATGAGAGAAAAGGTTCATCAGGCCCTGGCGATCTTCATTCAGTGCCCTCGCTGATAGAGCAACAAAATGGTGATGATTTTATTAATTCAGCTGCTTTATCAGATGGTGAATTTGTAGATCTTTCAGACTCACTTTTGGACTTCATAGATATGGATCTGGTGAGTTCTCATTTGGATGCCATTGGAGGGGATGTGCCCAAAGTTGAACCTAAGGAAATGATTGTTTCAAACACTGGCCGTGCAACTGCTGGCATTGCATATCCAGCAGATTCAGAAGTTCCCACTTCCCAACTGCTCTCTGTTCGTGGTGATCAACGAAGTGTTTCTCGTTCACGGCCATCTACGTCAGTCTTAACTTCCAAGCCTCTTGAACTTAATCTTGGGAATACCAACTGCACATTGAACACTGAAGACCCAGAAATCCCGTGCAATGATGACATTTTCTTGCTTATCCATCCAGCTACGTCATTTGCATTTCCTGCAACAAGACCAACTGTCAGAAATGCTATTGATCCTTCATTGTCTGCTGATGTAAAGGATGCTGGACTAGGACTAAATTTCTTGAAGAAAGGCGAAGATCTGGCACAATCTTTTGTGCCATCACAGATGGTTGGACCACACATGTTGCCGGCGCAGGGTTCAAAACACGCACTTGTTGGATGCACTGTTAAATCTGAGTTGCCTGATACTAGCCGTATGGCTGTGGCTCCCAGACACACTAACAAGGCCATTGGAGATTCTCAATGCAAAGCAGTACTCGCACCTCCAAATGCTGCTGTGGATGGAAAGCTGGAGAGCATTGTTCCAAAAGTTGAACTTGCG GTAGTAGACACCCCGGGTACTTTCGGGGAAATTCCATTACATGCAGAAGCAGGTCCTATTGAAATAACCCTTCCAGAATCAGTAGTAAATCCCTCGACATCTGATCATGAAGAACCGGAGAGTGACAATGATGTGCCTTACTTTTCCGATATTGAAGCAATG attcttGAAATGGAATTATGTCCATATGAGGAGGATACATATTTTACTACTCGAG TCTCAAGGTACCAACACGAAGATTCTAAGAGGAAAATCAGACGGTTGGAACAGTGTGCTCAATCTTCTCTGCAAAGAGCCATTGCATCTCAAGGTGCACTGGCAATATTGTATGGCCGTCGTTTGAAGTATTATATCAGGGAAACTGAG gtCATTCTTGGAAGATCAACAGAGGAAATTGAGGTAGATATTGACTTAGGGAAAGAAGGGCGTGCTAACAAGATATCCAGACGGCAG GCACTTATCAAGATGGAGACAGATGgatccttctttttgaaaaatctggGGAAGACTTCAATTTCTGTAAATGGCAAAGCAGTTGCTACGGGACAGTCGTTGGGTCTAACTTCAAGTTGTTTGATTGAG ATAAGGGGGATGAGTTTCATCTTTGAAATGAACCACAAATGTGTCAGGAGGTGCTTGGACAACATTGCCAAGAAAAGCCAACTAACCAAATTTGAATGGTCACCTGCGGTGGAGACCTGA
- the LOC131298404 gene encoding uncharacterized protein LOC131298404 isoform X2, giving the protein MTYESSYRWLAGASLEALAKGAVQFSRRFTFQELQDRWHSLLYDPDIAAQASACMGELQGSASNLSSEFNRSDKAAQSKMVHEKRKLGSIRKQYYAMRKRIRSEFFSSVDLDFLDEPNLHNCSGNGGDFHERVTLDNGPPVGNFMPNHFGLQESDFDTLHHAFPQTMTDIAATNVLGNIGDEFHSEGPEPLADNHISRVARNDCLHEFPEDVSSFSAQDSLRNVEAESFQRTLAHKRLPLSLEAGKCSNVEEMGSSQPFPGTRPFETDDSEAKPLATFDPTSNNLHNACSELGGAQHLSSPNPDGSASFHTMGFSPQLPHLWKTMEDMSAPAMPVDMSLKDKNPGAEDVSALPGNADNERKGSSGPGDLHSVPSLIEQQNGDDFINSAALSDGEFVDLSDSLLDFIDMDLVSSHLDAIGGDVPKVEPKEMIVSNTGRATAGIAYPADSEVPTSQLLSVRGDQRSVSRSRPSTSVLTSKPLELNLGNTNCTLNTEDPEIPCNDDIFLLIHPATSFAFPATRPTVRNAIDPSLSADVKDAGLGLNFLKKGEDLAQSFVPSQMVGPHMLPAQGSKHALVGCTVKSELPDTSRMAVAPRHTNKAIGDSQCKAVLAPPNAAVDGKLESIVPKVELAVVDTPGTFGEIPLHAEAGPIEITLPESVVNPSTSDHEEPESDNDVPYFSDIEAMILEMELCPYEEDTYFTTRVSRYQHEDSKRKIRRLEQCAQSSLQRAIASQGALAILYGRRLKYYIRETEVILGRSTEEIEVDIDLGKEGRANKISRRQALIKMETDGSFFLKNLGKTSISVNGKAVATGQSLGLTSSCLIEIRGMSFIFEMNHKCVRRCLDNIAKKSQLTKFEWSPAVET; this is encoded by the exons ATGACTTATGAGTCAAGCTACCGATGGTTG GCAGGCGCTTCTTTGGAAGCACTTGCTAAGGGGGCAGTGCAGTTTTCTCGCAGATTCACCTTTCAAGAACTGCAAGATCGATGGCATTCTTTACTTTATGATCCTGATATTGCAGCTCAAGCTTCTGCTTGCATGGGTGAGCTTCAAGGTTCTGCTTCCAATCTCTCGTCAGAGTTCAATAGATCAGACAAGGCTGCACAAAGCAAAATGGTTCACGAAAAGAGAAAACTTGGAAGCATTCGGAAGCAGTATTATGCCATGCGAAAGAGAATTCGAAGTGAGTTTTTTAGCTCTGTTGATCTAGATTTTCTGGATGAGCCCAATCTTCACAATTGTAGTGGTAATGGGGGTGACTTTCATGAGCGTGTCACACTCGATAATGGGCCTCCTGTTGGCAATTTCATGCCAAATCACTTTGGCCTCCAGGAATCAGATTTTGATACCCTGCATCATGCTTTCCCACAGACAATGACGGATATAGCTGCCACTAATGTTCTGGGTAACATTGGTGATGAATTTCATTCTGAAGGCCCAGAACCACTTGCAGACAACCATATAAGTAGAGTTGCAAGGAATGACTGCTTACACGAATTTCCTGAAGATGTCTCCTCCTTTTCAGCCCAAGATTCGCTGAGAAATGTTGAAGCAGAGTCTTTTCAGCGTACTCTTGCGCACAAACGTTTGCCCCTTAGTCTTGAAGCTGGGAAATGCTCAAATGTTGAGGAAATGGGGTCATCACAACCTTTCCCGGGTACAAGACCTTTTGAAACTGATGATTCAGAGGCAAAACCTTTGGCTACCTTTGATCCAACTAGTAATAACCTCCATAATGCCTGCTCTGAATTGGGAGGCGCACAACACTTGAGTTCCCCCAATCCAGATGGTAGTGCTTCATTCCATACAATGGGATTTTCACCACAGTTACCTCATCTCTGGAAGACAATGGAGGATATGTCAGCACCTGCTATGCCGGTTGATATGAGCCTCAAAGATAAAAATCCGGGTGCAGAAGATGTTTCCGCACTTCCTGGTAATGCTGATAATGAGAGAAAAGGTTCATCAGGCCCTGGCGATCTTCATTCAGTGCCCTCGCTGATAGAGCAACAAAATGGTGATGATTTTATTAATTCAGCTGCTTTATCAGATGGTGAATTTGTAGATCTTTCAGACTCACTTTTGGACTTCATAGATATGGATCTGGTGAGTTCTCATTTGGATGCCATTGGAGGGGATGTGCCCAAAGTTGAACCTAAGGAAATGATTGTTTCAAACACTGGCCGTGCAACTGCTGGCATTGCATATCCAGCAGATTCAGAAGTTCCCACTTCCCAACTGCTCTCTGTTCGTGGTGATCAACGAAGTGTTTCTCGTTCACGGCCATCTACGTCAGTCTTAACTTCCAAGCCTCTTGAACTTAATCTTGGGAATACCAACTGCACATTGAACACTGAAGACCCAGAAATCCCGTGCAATGATGACATTTTCTTGCTTATCCATCCAGCTACGTCATTTGCATTTCCTGCAACAAGACCAACTGTCAGAAATGCTATTGATCCTTCATTGTCTGCTGATGTAAAGGATGCTGGACTAGGACTAAATTTCTTGAAGAAAGGCGAAGATCTGGCACAATCTTTTGTGCCATCACAGATGGTTGGACCACACATGTTGCCGGCGCAGGGTTCAAAACACGCACTTGTTGGATGCACTGTTAAATCTGAGTTGCCTGATACTAGCCGTATGGCTGTGGCTCCCAGACACACTAACAAGGCCATTGGAGATTCTCAATGCAAAGCAGTACTCGCACCTCCAAATGCTGCTGTGGATGGAAAGCTGGAGAGCATTGTTCCAAAAGTTGAACTTGCG GTAGTAGACACCCCGGGTACTTTCGGGGAAATTCCATTACATGCAGAAGCAGGTCCTATTGAAATAACCCTTCCAGAATCAGTAGTAAATCCCTCGACATCTGATCATGAAGAACCGGAGAGTGACAATGATGTGCCTTACTTTTCCGATATTGAAGCAATG attcttGAAATGGAATTATGTCCATATGAGGAGGATACATATTTTACTACTCGAG TCTCAAGGTACCAACACGAAGATTCTAAGAGGAAAATCAGACGGTTGGAACAGTGTGCTCAATCTTCTCTGCAAAGAGCCATTGCATCTCAAGGTGCACTGGCAATATTGTATGGCCGTCGTTTGAAGTATTATATCAGGGAAACTGAG gtCATTCTTGGAAGATCAACAGAGGAAATTGAGGTAGATATTGACTTAGGGAAAGAAGGGCGTGCTAACAAGATATCCAGACGGCAG GCACTTATCAAGATGGAGACAGATGgatccttctttttgaaaaatctggGGAAGACTTCAATTTCTGTAAATGGCAAAGCAGTTGCTACGGGACAGTCGTTGGGTCTAACTTCAAGTTGTTTGATTGAG ATAAGGGGGATGAGTTTCATCTTTGAAATGAACCACAAATGTGTCAGGAGGTGCTTGGACAACATTGCCAAGAAAAGCCAACTAACCAAATTTGAATGGTCACCTGCGGTGGAGACCTGA